From the Streptomyces nigrescens genome, one window contains:
- a CDS encoding DUF4870 domain-containing protein: MSDHYQPGYGPPPGGPQQPYGTPQQGWPGAAPGQPGGYGYPGTPPQPGYGTQPPTPSSGPAMWSHLGALLTVTAGTMMCCGLGAFLGWIYPLSLRGNERHKHDPYIRHHATQAVNYGITQAIMAALGLVLYVASALIFAAAATEEQRNSSGLAVPLLTVIVIFGAYALSGVVCAVIGTVKATRGELWTYPRLIAWPLSKG; the protein is encoded by the coding sequence ATGTCCGACCACTACCAGCCCGGTTACGGTCCACCGCCCGGCGGGCCGCAGCAGCCGTACGGGACACCGCAGCAGGGCTGGCCCGGCGCCGCACCCGGCCAGCCGGGCGGCTACGGCTACCCCGGCACGCCGCCGCAGCCCGGCTACGGCACCCAGCCGCCCACGCCTTCCTCGGGCCCCGCGATGTGGTCCCACCTCGGCGCGCTGCTGACCGTCACCGCGGGCACGATGATGTGCTGCGGCCTGGGCGCCTTCCTCGGCTGGATCTACCCGCTGTCCCTGCGCGGCAACGAGCGCCACAAGCACGACCCGTACATCCGCCACCACGCCACCCAGGCGGTGAACTACGGCATCACCCAGGCCATCATGGCGGCCCTCGGACTGGTCCTGTACGTCGCCAGCGCCCTCATCTTCGCGGCGGCCGCCACGGAGGAACAGCGCAACAGCTCCGGCCTCGCGGTCCCGCTGCTGACCGTGATCGTCATCTTCGGCGCCTACGCCCTGTCCGGCGTGGTCTGCGCCGTCATCGGCACGGTCAAGGCCACCCGCGGCGAACTCTGGACCTATCCGCGCCTGATCGCCTGGCCCCTCAGCAAGGGCTGA
- the mqnE gene encoding aminofutalosine synthase MqnE, with protein MDVGLKRELEAKVHAGERLTREDGIALYESDDLAWLGGLAHEVRTRKNGDVVHFNVNRHLNMTNVCTASCAYCSFQRKPGEKDAYTMRIEEAVRLAKAMENDNLTELHIVNGLHPNLPWRYYPRSLSELKKALPNVSLKAFTATEIHHFETISGLTASEILDELIDAGLESLTGGGAEIFDWEVRQHIVDHRTHWEDWSRIHRLAHEKGLKTPSTMLYGHIEEPRHRVDHVLRLRELQDETGGFQVFIPLRYQHDFVDMQDGKVRNKLQARTTMATGAEALKTFAVSRLLFDNVPHIKCFWVMHGLQTTQLALQHGADDMDGSVVEYKITHDADNYGTPNKLTREDLLDLIRDAGFRPVERNTRYEAIREYPGPDPDRRESPQPMRV; from the coding sequence ATGGATGTGGGCCTCAAGCGCGAGCTGGAGGCGAAGGTCCACGCCGGGGAGCGGCTGACCCGCGAGGACGGTATCGCCCTCTACGAGTCCGACGACCTGGCATGGCTGGGCGGCCTCGCCCACGAGGTGCGCACGCGCAAGAACGGCGACGTCGTCCACTTCAACGTCAACCGTCACCTCAACATGACCAATGTGTGCACCGCGTCGTGCGCCTACTGCTCCTTCCAGCGCAAGCCGGGTGAGAAGGACGCGTACACGATGCGCATCGAGGAGGCCGTCCGCCTCGCCAAGGCGATGGAGAACGACAACCTCACCGAGCTGCACATCGTCAACGGGCTCCACCCCAACCTGCCGTGGCGCTACTACCCCCGCTCGCTCAGCGAGCTGAAGAAGGCCCTGCCGAACGTCTCCCTCAAGGCCTTCACCGCCACCGAGATCCACCACTTCGAGACCATCTCCGGGCTGACCGCCTCCGAGATCCTCGACGAGCTGATCGACGCCGGACTGGAGTCACTGACCGGCGGCGGCGCCGAGATCTTCGACTGGGAGGTCCGGCAGCACATCGTCGACCACCGCACCCACTGGGAAGACTGGTCGCGCATCCACCGCCTCGCCCACGAGAAGGGCCTCAAGACCCCCTCGACGATGCTCTACGGGCACATCGAGGAGCCCCGCCACCGCGTCGACCATGTGCTGCGCCTGCGTGAGCTCCAGGACGAGACCGGCGGCTTCCAGGTCTTCATCCCGCTGCGCTACCAGCACGACTTCGTGGACATGCAGGACGGCAAGGTCCGCAACAAGCTCCAGGCCCGGACGACGATGGCGACCGGCGCCGAGGCCCTGAAGACCTTCGCGGTCTCCCGCCTCCTCTTCGACAACGTCCCGCACATCAAGTGCTTCTGGGTCATGCACGGTCTGCAGACCACCCAGCTCGCCCTGCAGCACGGCGCGGACGACATGGACGGCTCGGTCGTCGAGTACAAGATCACGCACGACGCGGACAACTACGGCACGCCCAACAAGCTGACCCGTGAGGACCTGCTGGACCTGATCCGCGACGCCGGCTTCCGCCCCGTCGAGCGCAACACCCGCTACGAGGCCATCCGCGAGTACCCGGGCCCGGACCCGGACCGCCGCGAATCCCCGCAGCCGATGCGCGTCTGA
- a CDS encoding dicarboxylate/amino acid:cation symporter: MSTSAETTESSQAPQSPRSSRIPKIPFWAQILAGLALGVLLGWIAKSGDVGWLTTTLQHIGDLFVQLLKLAVAPLVFFAILVSITNLRQVNNAARLASRTLLWFMVTSLIAVAIGLAIGLLSNPGAGTGLTPKDGKAPDEAGSWIDFLTGIVPTDIITPFTELNVLQIVFMAAVAGIAALQLGEKAEPVLTISRSVLELLQKALWWVIRLAPIGTVGLIGNAIATYGWNLIGKYATFTVDIYVGCALVLFGVYPLLLSTVAKVNPLQFFRGAWPAIQLAFVSRSSVGTMPVTQQVTERLGVPREYASFAVPFGSTTKMDGCASIYPAIAAIFIAQIFDVHLGIGDYLLIAFVSVIGSAATAGLTGATVMLTLTLSTLGLPLEGVGLLMAIDPILDMMRTATNVAGQAVIPILVSAREKILDRDAYNGARSISVETAGAEGTDEKVSVPVPTPA, encoded by the coding sequence TTGTCCACGTCTGCCGAGACCACCGAGTCTTCACAGGCCCCGCAGAGTCCCCGGTCCTCCCGCATACCCAAGATCCCGTTCTGGGCGCAGATCCTGGCCGGTCTCGCCCTGGGCGTGCTGCTCGGCTGGATCGCCAAGAGCGGTGACGTCGGCTGGCTCACCACCACGCTGCAGCACATCGGCGATCTCTTCGTCCAGCTGCTGAAGCTGGCCGTGGCGCCACTGGTCTTCTTCGCGATCCTGGTGTCGATCACCAATCTGCGGCAGGTCAACAACGCCGCCCGGCTCGCCTCCCGCACCCTGCTGTGGTTCATGGTCACCTCGCTGATCGCGGTCGCGATCGGCCTGGCGATCGGCCTGCTCAGCAACCCCGGCGCGGGCACCGGCCTGACCCCCAAGGACGGCAAGGCCCCCGACGAGGCCGGCTCCTGGATCGACTTCCTGACCGGCATCGTCCCCACCGACATCATCACGCCGTTCACCGAGCTGAACGTCCTGCAGATCGTCTTCATGGCCGCCGTCGCCGGTATCGCCGCGCTGCAGCTCGGCGAGAAGGCCGAGCCCGTCCTCACGATCAGCCGCTCGGTCCTCGAACTGCTCCAGAAGGCCCTGTGGTGGGTCATCCGCCTCGCCCCGATCGGCACCGTCGGCCTCATCGGCAACGCCATCGCGACGTACGGCTGGAACCTGATCGGCAAGTACGCGACCTTCACCGTCGACATCTACGTCGGCTGCGCCCTGGTGCTCTTCGGGGTCTACCCGCTGCTGCTGTCGACCGTCGCCAAGGTCAACCCGCTGCAGTTCTTCCGCGGCGCCTGGCCCGCCATCCAGCTGGCCTTCGTCTCCCGCTCCTCGGTCGGCACCATGCCGGTCACCCAGCAGGTCACCGAGCGCCTCGGCGTGCCCCGTGAGTACGCCTCCTTCGCGGTGCCGTTCGGCTCGACGACCAAGATGGACGGCTGCGCCTCGATCTACCCGGCGATCGCCGCGATCTTCATCGCGCAGATCTTCGATGTCCACCTGGGCATCGGCGACTACCTCCTCATCGCCTTCGTCTCCGTCATCGGCTCCGCCGCCACCGCCGGTCTGACCGGCGCGACGGTCATGCTGACGCTGACCCTGTCCACACTGGGCCTGCCCCTGGAGGGCGTCGGCCTGCTGATGGCCATCGACCCGATCCTGGACATGATGCGGACGGCCACCAACGTGGCCGGTCAGGCGGTCATCCCGATCCTGGTGTCCGCCCGGGAGAAGATCCTCGACCGCGACGCCTACAACGGAGCCCGGAGCATCAGCGTGGAGACGGCCGGTGCCGAGGGCACGGACGAGAAGGTCTCCGTGCCGGTGCCGACTCCTGCGTAG
- a CDS encoding alpha/beta fold hydrolase: MQQFIDAAPGIRLWTEQRGAADAAPLLLVMGAQASGLGWPEPLVDALAAHHRVIRYDHRDTGRSTWSFDEQPYRIADLADDVIAVLDGLGIDRAHIVGMSLGGMLAQMVLADHPDRLLSATLIGTMALSTTPYTRPDGSTVPADALPGIAPEVLELWARPVEDHGAAAEVERRIEHWRVLAGGRLPFDEDCFRAFEQRVIAHTGHHRVGTAHGRAADDGMLRTDQLAKNEVPALVVSAPAEPVFPPPHPQHLAQCVRGAELVEIPGMGHALPPAVHAPLATAILARTGAVTG, encoded by the coding sequence ATGCAGCAGTTCATCGACGCCGCCCCCGGCATCCGCCTGTGGACCGAGCAGCGCGGCGCCGCCGACGCGGCTCCGCTGCTGTTGGTCATGGGCGCCCAGGCGTCCGGCCTCGGCTGGCCGGAGCCGCTGGTCGACGCGCTGGCCGCGCACCACCGGGTGATCCGCTACGACCACCGCGACACCGGCCGCTCCACCTGGTCCTTCGACGAGCAGCCCTACCGGATCGCCGATCTCGCCGATGACGTGATCGCGGTCCTGGACGGGCTGGGCATCGACCGGGCACATATCGTCGGCATGTCATTGGGCGGCATGCTTGCCCAGATGGTGCTCGCCGACCACCCCGACCGACTGCTCAGCGCCACTCTCATCGGCACCATGGCCCTCAGCACCACCCCCTACACCCGCCCCGACGGCAGCACGGTCCCGGCCGACGCGCTGCCGGGCATCGCACCCGAGGTCCTGGAGCTGTGGGCCCGTCCGGTCGAGGACCACGGTGCGGCGGCCGAGGTGGAGCGCCGGATCGAACACTGGCGCGTACTCGCCGGTGGCCGGCTCCCCTTCGACGAGGACTGCTTCCGTGCCTTCGAGCAGCGCGTCATCGCGCACACGGGGCACCACCGGGTGGGCACCGCGCACGGCCGTGCGGCGGACGACGGCATGCTCCGTACCGACCAGCTCGCCAAGAACGAGGTGCCGGCCCTGGTGGTCAGCGCGCCCGCCGAGCCCGTCTTCCCGCCGCCGCACCCCCAGCACCTGGCCCAGTGCGTCCGGGGCGCGGAGCTCGTCGAGATCCCGGGCATGGGTCATGCGCTGCCGCCCGCCGTACACGCGCCGCTGGCCACGGCGATCCTGGCCCGCACGGGAGCGGTGACGGGCTGA
- a CDS encoding DUF2563 family protein, with amino-acid sequence MGGTGYDVESTALRRYANAADHAADQVEKIRNRVGKLQLSSGVFGQLAESDSLKSDYDTQSEEAVNDLHDVKESLGAIADGIRLTAEAYDNNEDDQVYALGGGAS; translated from the coding sequence ATGGGCGGCACGGGGTACGACGTAGAGAGCACGGCTCTACGTCGCTATGCGAACGCGGCGGACCACGCGGCGGACCAAGTGGAGAAGATCCGGAACCGGGTCGGCAAACTGCAGCTGTCCAGCGGTGTGTTCGGACAGCTGGCGGAGTCCGACAGCCTCAAGTCGGACTACGACACGCAGTCCGAGGAGGCGGTGAACGACCTCCACGACGTCAAGGAATCGCTGGGCGCCATCGCCGACGGGATCCGTCTGACGGCCGAAGCGTACGACAACAACGAGGATGACCAGGTCTACGCCCTCGGCGGGGGAGCCTCGTGA
- a CDS encoding GNAT family N-acetyltransferase, which produces MNVRFDLDPSLTPELHDGICALWADVSNAGGAVGFVPPVTREDVRPELLKHLTAMAEGRQHLVAGRDADGRVLATAFLTTNSHRLMKHWLWVYTVMVHPSLQGRGTGRRLMTAVADAARSVEGITALRLTCRGGSGARPFYEACGYQEVGRVPGAIRVADDDYRDDITMWLDLG; this is translated from the coding sequence ATGAACGTGCGTTTCGACCTGGACCCTTCCCTCACCCCCGAACTCCATGACGGAATATGCGCGTTGTGGGCCGATGTCTCCAACGCCGGGGGCGCGGTCGGATTCGTCCCGCCGGTGACCCGTGAGGACGTCCGCCCGGAGCTCCTCAAGCACCTGACGGCCATGGCCGAGGGCCGCCAGCACCTGGTGGCCGGCCGCGACGCGGACGGCCGGGTCCTGGCCACGGCGTTCCTCACCACCAACAGCCACCGTCTGATGAAGCACTGGCTGTGGGTCTACACCGTCATGGTCCACCCCTCCCTCCAGGGCCGGGGCACCGGCCGCCGGCTGATGACGGCGGTCGCCGACGCCGCCCGCTCCGTCGAGGGCATCACCGCCCTCCGTCTCACCTGCCGCGGCGGCTCCGGCGCCCGCCCCTTCTACGAGGCCTGCGGCTACCAGGAGGTCGGCCGGGTGCCCGGCGCGATCCGGGTGGCCGACGACGACTACCGCGACGACATCACCATGTGGCTGGATCTGGGCTGA
- a CDS encoding UbiX family flavin prenyltransferase, which translates to MEPPHNDTSKQGPGRRRPWVVGISGASGTPYAASVLRGLLAAGEAVDLIVSRASRLTLLDETGIAFRDAHWRADLREWLARGADGKPATFPVTEADLADVRYWPAGDLAAGPSSGSYPVKGMLIVPASTACVAGVALGLSKDLLQRVASVTLKERRRLVVAVRETPLNGPTLKHLVTLDEAGAVVLPASPAFYAGATHIQDLVDFVAGRALDAAEVPHGLYRRWEGELRGGSKDAEEAPEAP; encoded by the coding sequence GTGGAGCCGCCGCACAACGACACCAGTAAGCAGGGCCCCGGCCGACGCCGGCCGTGGGTCGTGGGGATCTCCGGCGCGTCCGGGACGCCGTATGCCGCGTCCGTCCTGCGCGGGTTGCTCGCCGCCGGGGAGGCGGTGGACCTGATCGTCAGCCGGGCGTCGCGGCTGACCCTCCTGGACGAGACGGGCATTGCCTTCCGGGATGCTCATTGGCGCGCTGACCTGCGGGAATGGCTGGCGCGTGGAGCCGATGGCAAACCGGCGACGTTTCCGGTGACGGAGGCGGACCTGGCGGATGTGCGGTACTGGCCGGCCGGGGATCTGGCGGCCGGGCCCTCGTCGGGCTCGTATCCGGTGAAGGGGATGCTGATCGTCCCGGCGAGCACGGCGTGTGTGGCCGGAGTGGCGCTCGGGCTGTCGAAGGATCTGCTGCAGCGGGTGGCGAGCGTGACCCTCAAGGAGCGGCGGCGGCTGGTGGTCGCGGTGCGCGAGACGCCGTTGAACGGTCCGACGCTGAAGCATCTGGTGACGCTGGACGAGGCGGGCGCCGTGGTGCTGCCCGCCTCACCGGCGTTCTATGCGGGGGCGACGCACATCCAGGATCTGGTGGACTTCGTCGCGGGCCGGGCGCTCGATGCGGCCGAGGTGCCGCACGGGCTGTACCGGCGGTGGGAGGGGGAGCTGCGGGGTGGCTCCAAGGATGCGGAGGAGGCCCCGGAGGCTCCTTAG
- a CDS encoding TetR/AcrR family transcriptional regulator: MGAVKSKRVPRAVREQQMLDAAVLTFARRGYRAASMDEIAELAGVSKPLVYLYLNSKEDLFNTVIRRESEALVAAVTAAVEPGVAADRQLWSGLKGFFAHTAEHPYGWAVLHQQARTHGEPFAREVASMRAGIVEFVTELLGAAAKEAGCVGELAEREVAGLAHALVGAAESLAEWANVRTDEGASGEPEHPSAKDTAAMMMNFAWTGLGRLMGGDRWPPSGLVGHESPSCARR, encoded by the coding sequence GTGGGAGCTGTGAAGAGCAAGCGGGTGCCGCGCGCCGTCCGGGAGCAGCAGATGCTGGATGCCGCGGTGCTGACGTTCGCACGGCGTGGATACCGGGCGGCCTCGATGGACGAGATCGCCGAGCTGGCCGGAGTTTCCAAGCCGCTGGTCTATCTCTACCTGAATTCGAAGGAAGACCTGTTCAACACGGTGATCCGGCGGGAGTCGGAGGCTCTGGTGGCAGCCGTGACGGCGGCCGTCGAGCCGGGGGTGGCGGCCGACCGGCAGCTGTGGAGCGGCCTGAAGGGTTTCTTCGCGCACACCGCCGAGCATCCGTACGGCTGGGCCGTACTCCACCAGCAGGCGCGGACGCACGGTGAGCCGTTCGCGCGTGAAGTGGCCTCGATGCGGGCGGGGATCGTCGAGTTCGTCACGGAGTTGCTGGGTGCAGCCGCAAAGGAGGCGGGCTGCGTCGGCGAGCTGGCCGAACGCGAGGTCGCCGGGCTCGCGCACGCCCTTGTCGGCGCGGCCGAGTCGCTCGCCGAGTGGGCCAATGTCCGTACGGACGAAGGTGCTTCGGGCGAACCCGAGCATCCGTCGGCCAAGGACACGGCGGCCATGATGATGAACTTCGCCTGGACGGGCCTCGGCCGCCTGATGGGCGGGGACCGATGGCCGCCGAGCGGCCTCGTCGGCCACGAGAGCCCCTCCTGCGCCAGGCGTTGA
- a CDS encoding rhomboid family intramembrane serine protease — MTSRAKPAVCLMLGWVALLWLLEGVDFATGGALDTFGIAPREPAELADVVPAAFLHFGFGHLVANTLPLLLLGLVAALRSGVPRFLAVTLLIILTSGLGVWFTAAPDSNTAGASGVVFGLFGYLLVRGFIERKLLDIGIGLVVGVLYGSILWGALPTDSGISWQGHLFGLIGGVLAAFVFRVRAPGHLTAADVRPIT; from the coding sequence ATGACATCACGCGCGAAGCCCGCGGTCTGCCTGATGCTGGGCTGGGTGGCCCTGCTCTGGCTGCTGGAGGGCGTCGACTTCGCCACCGGCGGCGCGCTGGACACCTTCGGGATCGCCCCGCGCGAGCCCGCCGAGCTGGCCGATGTGGTGCCCGCCGCCTTCCTCCACTTCGGCTTCGGCCATCTCGTGGCGAACACCCTGCCGTTGCTGCTGCTCGGCCTGGTCGCCGCGCTGCGCAGCGGGGTGCCCCGCTTTCTCGCCGTCACCCTGCTGATCATCCTCACCAGCGGGCTGGGCGTCTGGTTCACGGCCGCGCCGGACAGCAACACCGCGGGCGCCTCCGGTGTCGTCTTCGGGCTCTTCGGCTATCTCCTGGTGCGCGGCTTCATCGAGCGCAAGCTCCTCGACATCGGCATAGGCCTGGTGGTCGGCGTGCTGTACGGCTCGATCCTGTGGGGCGCGCTGCCCACCGACAGCGGCATCAGCTGGCAGGGGCATCTGTTCGGGCTGATAGGCGGGGTGCTGGCGGCCTTCGTCTTCCGGGTGCGCGCTCCCGGCCACCTGACCGCCGCCGATGTCCGGCCCATCACGTAG
- a CDS encoding WXG100 family type VII secretion target: MSQALERIGFDVDWSNPLAGALDSVIRGAIKDLGLDEYLEKVSGDNEKLLETAREWRAAARDMNGVLEDLLAERKTLQRSWTGEASEAFGATMTEFEKALKAEAEDMNTVAELLEMAAEACAEAEETMIVLITEIVEALLVAAATAAIVAILTAGVGAAIGPLIGAAGAAHRAMKAVRITAKLADKLKDLADRMRAVQKLRRARIKAKALWRNKNARKKINKNLKRIGNKVVGAKAVGAVIDAGPLANSVLEHHTGVDVGEWVSEKTAGVTEKAQEAGNAAERAINDTTGLKEVHIGDKSWDVEHQTPVGPSAPKAEQPTEQQKQYADRPDSERFTDRLADSAARSKPVREVFG; this comes from the coding sequence GTGAGCCAGGCACTGGAGCGCATCGGGTTCGACGTCGACTGGAGCAACCCGCTGGCGGGTGCGCTCGACTCCGTCATCCGGGGGGCCATCAAGGACCTCGGCCTCGACGAATACCTGGAAAAGGTCAGCGGCGACAACGAGAAACTGCTCGAAACCGCCAGGGAATGGCGAGCCGCCGCCCGTGACATGAACGGCGTCCTCGAGGATCTGCTCGCCGAGCGGAAGACGTTGCAGCGGTCATGGACCGGCGAGGCGTCGGAAGCCTTCGGCGCCACCATGACGGAGTTCGAAAAGGCCCTCAAGGCCGAGGCCGAAGACATGAACACGGTCGCCGAACTCCTCGAAATGGCCGCGGAGGCGTGCGCCGAGGCCGAGGAAACGATGATCGTGCTGATCACCGAGATCGTCGAGGCCCTGCTGGTCGCGGCCGCGACGGCGGCGATCGTCGCGATTCTGACCGCTGGTGTCGGCGCCGCGATCGGTCCGCTCATCGGCGCCGCGGGGGCCGCGCACCGTGCGATGAAGGCCGTACGGATCACCGCGAAGCTGGCGGACAAGCTCAAGGATCTCGCCGACCGGATGCGGGCGGTGCAAAAGCTGCGGCGGGCGCGTATCAAGGCCAAGGCGCTGTGGCGGAACAAGAACGCCCGCAAGAAGATCAACAAGAACCTCAAGCGCATCGGCAACAAGGTGGTGGGCGCCAAGGCGGTCGGTGCCGTCATCGATGCGGGGCCGCTGGCGAACAGCGTCCTCGAACACCACACCGGCGTCGACGTCGGCGAGTGGGTCTCCGAGAAGACCGCCGGTGTCACCGAGAAGGCCCAGGAGGCGGGTAACGCGGCCGAGCGTGCGATCAACGACACCACCGGCCTCAAAGAGGTCCACATCGGCGACAAGAGCTGGGACGTCGAGCATCAGACCCCCGTCGGCCCGAGCGCCCCGAAGGCCGAGCAGCCGACCGAGCAGCAGAAGCAGTACGCCGACCGGCCCGACTCCGAGCGCTTCACCGACCGCCTGGCCGACAGCGCAGCGCGGTCCAAGCCCGTCCGGGAGGTCTTCGGATGA
- a CDS encoding DUF4229 domain-containing protein, whose product MSSHNFATLRYTALRIGLFVASFAVVWVLAYFRIIPLAIGAANTVWMLLLAIVISAPLSFVLLRKQRDAMSEQIVAKVDRQRERLAANAGQEDGLL is encoded by the coding sequence GTGAGTAGCCACAACTTCGCCACGCTCCGCTACACCGCCCTTCGCATCGGCCTCTTCGTCGCCTCGTTCGCCGTGGTGTGGGTGCTGGCGTACTTCCGGATCATTCCGCTCGCCATCGGCGCCGCCAACACCGTGTGGATGCTGCTGCTCGCCATCGTGATCTCCGCGCCGCTCAGCTTTGTGCTGCTGCGCAAGCAGCGGGACGCGATGTCCGAGCAGATCGTCGCCAAGGTCGACCGCCAGCGTGAGCGCCTCGCGGCCAACGCCGGCCAGGAGGACGGCCTGCTCTGA
- a CDS encoding Lrp/AsnC family transcriptional regulator: protein MDAVDRQLIQALRENGRASYAELGRLVGLSGPSVTDRINRLEAAGVITGYRATVDAASLGLGVTALVGISLSDATDHEDVAQRLRALEEIEDCWFIAGDDSYMLKVRVGDVDGLERTIRRLSGTKGVSRTRTTIVLSTKWENRVGQLPEEAE, encoded by the coding sequence ATGGACGCGGTGGATAGGCAGCTCATCCAGGCACTTCGCGAGAACGGGCGGGCCTCGTATGCGGAGCTCGGCCGGCTCGTCGGCCTCTCCGGGCCCAGCGTCACGGACCGGATCAACCGCCTCGAAGCGGCCGGTGTGATCACCGGCTACCGCGCGACGGTGGACGCCGCCTCGCTCGGCCTCGGTGTCACCGCGCTGGTCGGCATCTCGCTGTCGGACGCCACCGACCACGAGGACGTCGCGCAGCGCCTGCGCGCCCTCGAAGAGATCGAGGACTGCTGGTTCATCGCCGGCGACGACTCCTACATGCTCAAGGTGCGGGTGGGTGACGTGGACGGTCTGGAGCGCACCATCCGGCGGCTGTCCGGCACCAAGGGCGTCTCCCGTACGCGCACCACGATCGTGCTCTCCACCAAGTGGGAGAACCGCGTCGGCCAACTGCCCGAAGAGGCCGAATAG